The sequence below is a genomic window from Rhodococcus sp. 4CII.
GCCTGAGGACGTCGGTGTAGATCACCACACCGTCGCGCAGGGTGATCGGGATGTCTTGCTCCCACACCACATCACAGGGCAGTGGCTTCCCGCCCTCGATGAGGACCGAGCCGGCCTCCAGGTGCCTGGTCTCTCGACCGATCTTGTACCCCTCGGGCAAAGGTGTGGCAGGTCCGAACTCGACGTCCCACTCGGCTGGGTAAGCCGACGGTCTCGCGTCATTGCGGGTTGCGGTCATTTCTCCTGCTTCCTGAACTAGTTGGTGGCTTTATTGGACTGATGGTGATGGTTTTCACCGGCGCCGCAGCGAGCTCATGCGTGGCGGTGCGGGTGTTGCGGTTCAGCTGGGCACCTGGGAGATCCAGTCGATGACGGGCCGCACGGTCTCGTGCGCGTTGGCCTCGAATATGAGGCCGTGACCGTTTCCGACGATGCCGGACTCCTGCAGGTCGACCCAGGCCGCCCCCGCTCCTGCCGCGCTGAGGAAGGCCACCGTCGCAGGGGCCCAGTCCCGAAATGGTGAGGCACTGGCTGTGAAGACCGCGACGGGCTTGTCGGTGAAGGACGGAATCTGAAGGTCGGCCGGTGCGGCATCTCGGACTTCCTCGGCCCGCTGGAACTCGTGGGCGAAGGTGATTGGGGCAGTGGTCAATCCCCAGTCGAGTGCGCCGAAAGGGAACTGCGCGAAGGGAGGTCCCATCGGCTCGATCGCGGCAACCGCAACGACGTGGTCGGGTGCCTTGTCAGCGACGAGCCATCCGGCTGGCCCACCGGCAGAATGCGTCACCAGTACCGCCGGCCCGATGACGTCGAGCAGCGACACGATGCGAGCGGCATCGAGCTCCTGCGACGCCGCCAGATCGGCGGGCAGGGGACCGAGCCCGGCGAGCAACTGGTCCAGCTCCCGCCCTCCGATCTCTCGGCTGTAGGGCCACTGGGTATGCTCTGCTGCCCGGGCGGGCGGCGCGAAGAGCCCGATAGCCGCTTCGTACGGGAAAGCAGCACCCATCGGACCGATTGCCTCGGGGTTGT
It includes:
- a CDS encoding alpha/beta fold hydrolase produces the protein MSRTTTAPHLADSPVITSRRGQFWIPGDIISTDHGTVQRGPMYVTWEAPELVTQPHPVVLVHGGGGQGSEWLFTLDGKPGWAAHFVAAGFATYVVDRPGMGRSPYNPEAIGPMGAAFPYEAAIGLFAPPARAAEHTQWPYSREIGGRELDQLLAGLGPLPADLAASQELDAARIVSLLDVIGPAVLVTHSAGGPAGWLVADKAPDHVVAVAAIEPMGPPFAQFPFGALDWGLTTAPITFAHEFQRAEEVRDAAPADLQIPSFTDKPVAVFTASASPFRDWAPATVAFLSAAGAGAAWVDLQESGIVGNGHGLIFEANAHETVRPVIDWISQVPS